The genomic segment CTCCTCGCGTGCTCAATGTACCGGAGCATATTGAACTCCGTAATGTTGACCTTTCCGTCAACCTGGAACTCCTAACCTTTAACCTGGCCCTGCGCCGGAGTATGAAGGGCGTGAGATAAACCCGCCGCTTCACGAGAACCAGGTACCAGGTAATGACGGCGAGCTGCCACCAGCGATGGCAGGAAAATTTAGGGCTGGCATTTGTCGGAAGCGAGCGACTTGGTCCGAACGGCGAAGCGGTCTCGGCGAAGCCGAGGAGCGAGGACGGGGCCGAGGACAGGATGTCCGAGGACGGCCTTTGAGGCAAGGATGCCGAATAGGCCGTGAACCCCGTCCGAGCCCGAGGCTGAGCCATAGACCGCTCCGTAAGGACCATGGAGCGAGCGAGACAAAGCCAGCTGCGACGGAGTGCCATGTGGTATAAAGAAGGAAAAAGGAAGAAAATTCCAGTGAATAGGTTAATTCTGGCTTCGGCCTCGCCGCGACGAAGGGAACTTTTGCAACGCATAGGTTTAAACTTCGAAGTCCGCCCCAGCCAGGTGGATGAAAATAACTTCAGGGACCTGCCGCCGGCGGCCAGGGTAGAGCACCTGGCCCTGGCCAAGGCCCGGGCCGTGGCTCAAGCATGTAAAGAAGGCCTGGTACTCGGTGCCGATACCATTGTCGTCTGCCGGGGGCAGGTTCTGGGTAAACCGGCCTCAGCGGCAGAAGCCGCGGCGATGCTTTCCTTTTTAAGCGGCCGCACCCATACAGTTTATACCGGGGTAGCGGTTGTCAGGGCCCCGGGCGGCGAGGAAAAGTTTACCCACTCGCGCACCGAAGTAACCTTCCGCCACCTGGACCCCGCCGTAATTTCTGCCTACGTAGCCACAGGTGAACCCCTGGATAAAGCCGGAGCCTACGGCATCCAGGGACGTGGCGCCCTGCTGGTGGAAAGGATCAACGGCGACTACTTTAACGTCGTCGGCTTGCCCTTGGTAAAAGTGGTGGAGCTCCTAGAAGAGTTTGGCGTGGATGTGTGGGGAGGAGAGAGAGAATGACCGGGGAAGCAGCGAAAGGGACCACCATTAAAGAGATGCCGGCCGATTTGCGGCCCCGGGAAAGACTATTGAGCTCCGGGCCCCAGGCCCTGTCCAACGCCGAGCTTTTGGCCATCCTCATCCGGACGGGTACCAGGACCGAGACGGCCATCGACGTAGCAAGACGCCTGCTCTCCCGGCCCGAAGGGCTCCAGTACCTGGCCGCGGCTTCCCTGGAAGAGTTACAAAAAGAAAAAGGTATTGGGCTGGCCAAAGCAGCCGAGCTGAAAGCCGCTCTGGAACTTGGCCGGCGCCTGGCCGCCTTTAACCTATCCCGGACGGTGATTAAGAACCCGTGGGATGTAGCCGGCCTCCTCATGGACGAAATGCGCTACCTGGACCGGGAAAATTTCCGTACCGTTTCCCTGAATACTAAAAACCAGGTAATAGGGATAGATAGTGTCTCTGTAGGCAGCCTTAATTCTTCCCCGGCCCATCCGCGGGAGGTCTTTAAAGACCCCATCCGACGCAGTGCTGCGGCCATTATCCTAGTCCATAATCATCCCAGCGGCGACCCCACTCCCAGCCAGGAAGACCTGCTGGTTACCCGGCGCCTGGTGGAGGCCGGCCAGATTTTGGGGATTGAGGTGCTGGATCATCTAATTATCGGCGACGGTCGCTTTATTAGCTTAAAGGAACGAAATTTACTATAGTGTACACCCGCTCCAATTCTATTATTAACCTGTTGCCCTTACATTTATCATGTACTATAATGGGTGCGAATTAAGCAGGAAGGAGCTAAAGGTATGCTTTTCGCCCGGGATCTCGGGATTGACCTGGGGACGGCCAATACCCTGGTTCATGTCCGCAACAAGGGCATTGTTCTCCGGGAACCATCGGTGGTCGCCATCCAGCGGGGAACGGGGAATGTCCTGGCCGTTGGTGAAGAAGCCAAGCGGATGATTGGCCGGACCCCTGGTAATATTGTTGCCATCCGCCCTTTAAAGGACGGTGTCATTGCCGATTTCGATGTTACCCAGAGCATGCTGCGGTATTTTATTGAGAAATCCATTTCCAAGGGATTCCTGGTTCGGCCGCGGGTAGTGGTAGGTGTTCCTTCCGGCGTTACGGCTGTGGAAGCGCGGGCCGTCCGGGAAGCTGCCTTCCAGGCCGGGGCCAAGGAAGCCTACCTGATTGAGGAACCTATGGCGGCAGCCATCGGTGCCGGATTGCCGGTTTACGAGCCGACGGGCAACATGATTGTTGATATTGGCGGCGGTACCACCGAGGTAGCCGTTATCTCCCTGGGAGGTATTGTCACCAGCCGTTCCATTCGCATTGGCGGCGATGAAATGGATGAGGCCATCACTCAGTATATCAAGCGTACCTACAACTTGATGATCGGCGAGCGGACGGCGGAGGAGATCAAGATTGAGCTGGGAGCGGCCTTTTTTGGTGATACTGAAGAGGACAGCGCCCGCAAAGATCGCACCTATGCCGTCCGCGGCCGGGATCTGGTCACCGGGCTACCCAAGACCATTGAGATTACGGCAACTGAAGTCCAGGAAGCCCTGGCGGAACCGGTGGCCGCCATCCTGGAGGCCATTAAGGTCTGCCTGGAAAGGACGCCCCCCGAGCTTGCTGCCGACCTTATGGACCGGGGCATCGTCCTGGCCGGCGGCGGTTCCCTGCTCTGGGGTCTGGACCGCCTGGTGAGCCAGGAAACAGGCATGCCTGTGAATATGGCCGAAGACCCCTTGACAGCCGTGGCTATAGGTACGGGTAAGGTCCTGGAAAATATTGAAGTACTGAAACGAGTGCTTTTACCGGCGCAGCGCGTAGGTTAAAGGGAGGGAGGAGCTTTGGGCCCTTATCGGCGGAAGCTCATTACCCCTCTCATCTTGATCCTGGCTGCCTTAAGTATTTATTTCATCATGCGCTGGACGGCCCTGGAACGGGGGCGCTTAAGCATTTTAGAAGGAGGCTTGCGGGATGCCCTGGCTCCGGCCGAAAGGGGTATTACCCTGGTGGTAAACAAAACCGAGGGGTGGCTGGCGGCAATCAAGAATTACAGCCGCCTCCAGGCCGAGAACCAGGCCTTGAAGCAGGAAATAGCTGCTTTAAAGGCGGCTAACATCCAGCTGGAAGAATACCGCCAGGAAAACAACCGCCTGCGCAACCTCCTTAAATTTACGGAAGTAAACGGCAATGCCTTTGACTTTACCGTGGCCCCGGTCATCGGCCGCAACCCTTCCAACTGGTACCATACCCTTACCCTGGGCCTTGGCTCCAGGGCAGGATTGCAAAAAGACCAGGTGGTAGTCACCTCCCAGGGAGTGGTCGGCCGGATCGTTGCCGTCACACCCCGGACGGCGGAAGTCTTGCTCATCCTGGACCGTGAAGGAGCCCTGGGTGGTATGATCCAGGTTAACCGGACGCCAGGCATCGTCGAGGGGAGCCCTGATTACCGCGGCTACCTGCAAATGATTCATATCGCCCGCGATGCCCCGGTAATGGAAAATCAGGTAGTCGTCACTTCCGGCCTGGGCGGTATTTTCCCCAAGGGCTTACTCCTGGGAACGGTGGTCAAAGTTTTGCCCGAGCCCGACGGGCTTATGAAACGGGCCATTATCGAACCATCGGTAGATTTTGACCGGCTGGAAGAAGTCCTGGTCATTACGCGGGTCAAGGGGGGCATTGAAGATGCAGTTCCTGGGGCTGGTGCTTCTGGGGCTGGCAGGACTTATCCTGGAGGCAACCCTGCTACCGGCCTTTAAGATGGCAGGAGTTAAGGCCGACCTGCTAACTGTTTTCCTGACCATTTTTGCCTTCCTTAAAGGGGCACCCCGGGGAGCTGCCATGGGTTTTATCTATGGGCTGTTGGAAGACTTTTATCTGGCTAAATTCTTAGGCCTCAATGCCCTGACCAGGATGGCTACCGGTTACCTGGTGGGTTTAAGTAAAGACTGGTTAAACCATGATAACCTGCTGGGTCCCGGTATCCTCACTTTTCTAGCGACCATTGGTCAGGGGTTTTTATTTTTACTGGTGGGGCATCTTGCTGGATTTAAATATCCCTGGCTGGCCGGGATGTTAACCGTCGTTTTGCCTATGGCCTTTTATAACGGCAGCCTGGCTCTGTTGGGATACAGTTTATATCAAGGGGGAGCAGCATGGGGGACCAGGAAAAGGAAAACTGGAAGCTGAAACTCTCCAGGCGCCTCAATGGCTACCTGGTAATTCTTATCTTTATCTTTATCCTCTTGACCTCCCGCCTGTTTTTTCTCCAGATTGTCAATGCCCAGGAATTCAGCAAACAGTCGGCCGAGAATCGCATCCGCATAAACCCCATTGAAGCCCGCCGGGGCGATATCCTGGATAGGAACGGCCAGGTCCTGGCCACCAGCCAGCCGGTATATGTGGTGACCATTCGCAGCATGCCCAACCAGGATCTGGATGGAGTCATTAACAACCTCTCCGCCCTGCTGGAGGACCCGGAGTTGACACCGGCGGCTATTAAAGAATTGATCAAAAATAACCCTATCCGTTACCGGTCGACGGAGATCAAAAGGCTCCCGGCCAGCGACCCGGTGGCCATTGCCACTGTGACCAGACTCGAGGAGCACCGCCAGGACCTGCCGGGGGTAAATATTATTGAGGAACCCCAGCGTTATTACCCCTATGGACCCCTGGCCGGCCATCTCCTGGGTTACGTCGGCCAGATAACCCAGCAGGAACTAGAAGACAGGAAAGAAGAAAATTACGGCCTCAACGATAAAATAGGCAAGAGCGGTATTGAAGCCTTCCTGGAATACAGTAACGAGGGCGGCCGGGAAATAGGCCTGCGCGGCAAGAAAGGCGCCGAGCAGGTGGAGGTTGACGCCTATAACCGTAAGGTCCGGGACCTGGTAACTCTGCCGCCCACACCGGGCGATACTGTTCAGCTCACCATTGACCTGCGGCTCCAGCAAACACTGGAAAAGGCCATGGACCAGGTGATTGCTGCTACAAAGAAAAAGAACCCCAAGGCCGGCGGCGGGGCGGCGGTAGTCCTGGATGTCAAGACCGGGGCGATCCTCGCTATGGCCAGCAAGCCCGATATGGATCCCAATGACTTTGTTAACGGCAACTATACCAGGAAGCAGGGCTATTATAACAACCCGCGCCTGAAACCCCTTTTCAACCGGGCCATTCAGGGGATTTACCCGCCGGGTTCGACCTTTAAGCCTATTACGGCCATGGCGGCCCTGGATGCCGGCGTGGTTAAGCCTCAGGATACCATTTACGACAGCGGCCGTTACTGGAAACCGGGTGGCATTACCTGCTGGGCGGTTCACGGCAATGTTAATTTATACCGGGGCATGGCCGTCTCCTGCAACACCTATTTCCAGTGGGCCGGGGAACTGGCCGGAATCGATAAAATCGACGAGGTGGCGCGGCAATTCGGCCTGGGAGAACCTACCGGGGTTATCGGCCTCCGGGGTGAAGCAGCGGGCATCCTGCCTTCACCAGAATGGAAAAAAGAGATTAATGCCCCATACTGGGACCGGTGGTTAAAAAATCAAGAAGACCGCATCGAAAAGAAGTATGCCGGTTTACTTGCGGCAGCCGCCCCGGAGGAAAAAAGCAAGCTGCTTGAGCAGAAGGAAAGGGAACTAAAGCAGGTTAAGGCCGAGTACCAGATAAACTATAACTTTAATACTACCTGGCAGCCCTTTAATACCTATAACACCTCCATAGGCCAGGGCGATAATAATTACACCATCATCCAGCTGGCCAACTATATAGCCACTCTGGCCAACGGCGGTACCCGCTGGCGCCCCTACCTGGTAGATAAGGTAATTGGCGCCGACGGCTCGTTAAAAAAACAATACCACCCCGAGGTGGCCGGGAGGGTTACGATCTCTCAAGAAGCTATGGCCCAGGTACGGCAGGCCATGCTGGAAGTGACCCGGGCGAGTGATGGTACTGCCAGTTTCCTCTTTCGCGATTTCCCGCCCGAACTTCAGGTGGCGGCCAAGACCGGCACCGCCCAGACAGGGCTGGCCGGTGACGACAGAAATAGCGATTTTTACGGGCTCTTTGTGGCCTTTGCTCCCTTCGATGACCCGCAGATTGCTATCGCGGTTATCATCGAATACGCCCAGCACGGCGGTGATTCCGCCGGTGTGGTGGCCCGGGCAGTCCTGGCCCAGTACTTTGGCCTGACGGATATCTTAAATAAGCCTTTTAACGGCGTTTCCGTGGAATAATGTCAGCTAGCGTCTCTTTTTGCTGAGAAGATGGGGAAAAAAGACCCCATCTTTTTTCCTGCTGCGGCAGGATTTACCTCACTGGTGTAGAAAATTAATAAAGCCGAAGCGGATTCTGCCGCCCGGTATCAAGGAGGAGAAGAGGCGTGTTTTCTTCAACTGGTAGTGACACCGGGGCAGGCACCCAGCAGGGGATAACGATGCCGGCTGCCAGGGGAAAACCGGGGTCGGACAACCATACCTTTCTGGTCTGCCGCACAGTGCGTTCCGGCCAGAGGTTAGAGTACCCCGGAAATGTGGTAGTTATGGGCGACGTTCATCCTGGCGGGGAAATAGTGGCCAGCGGCCATGTTATTGTCATGGGCACCTTAAAGGGAGTAGTCCATGCCGGGGCTGAAGGCAATGAAAAGGCTGTGGTCATGGCCTTCCGGCTCCAGCCCACTCAGCTGCGGATTGCCGGCTACATTACCAGGGCTCCCGATGATGAGGTCCAGGATGTCATGGGAGAACCGGAGATCGCCCGCATCCAGGATGAAGCAGTCGTCATTGAAAAATACCAGCCCGGCGGCGAAAAGCGATGGTTAAGCAGGAGCATGATTGAGGAAGAGGAGGAACAAAATGGGTGAAGTGATTGTCATCACTTCCGGTAAGGGCGGGGTTGGCAAAACAACTACTACAGCCAACCTCGGTACCGGCCTGGCCAGTCTGGGTAAGAAAGTTGTTTTAGTTGATACGGATATTGGTTTAAGAAATCTGGATGTGGTCATGGGCCTGGAAAACCGGATTGTGTATGATCTTCTTGATGTCGTCGAGGGCCGTTGCCGCTTAAAGCAGGCTTTAATTAAGGATAAAAGGCTGGAAAACCTCTACCTTTTACCAGCCAACCAGACCAGGGACAAGACAGCCGTCAGCCGCCAGCAGATGATTGACCTGGTGGCCCAGTTACGCGAGGAATATGAATTTGTGTTAATCGACTGCCCGGCCGGAATTGAAATGGGCTTTAAAAATGCCATCGCCGGGGCGGAAAAGGCCCTGGTGGTTACCACACCGGAAGTTGCCGCCGTCCGGGATGCCGACCGCATTATCGGGCTCTTAGAAGCAGCCGAAATGGAGGCTCCGCGCTTGATTATCAATCGCCTGCGGCCGGATATGGTGCGCAAGGGCGACATGATGGACATCGAGGATATGCTGGAGATCCTGGCTATTGATCTCATCGGCGTGGTGCCGGAAGACGAGTATATCGTTATTTCCACCAATCGCGGCGAACCGGCAGTTCTGGATAAGCATTCCCGGGCCGGCCAGGCCTACCGTAATATCGCCCGCCGTCTTTTAGGAGAAGAAGTTCCCTTCTTGAACTGGGACGCGGGGAGCGGCATCATGGCCAGGCTCCGCAGACTGATTGGCCTGGGTTAGGAAGGGGGCACGCGGGGTGCTGGAATTTTTGCTGCGTTTTTTCGGGCGAGATATTACAGCCAGCAAAAAGGTTGCCAAGGAACGCCTGCGCCTGGTGCT from the Moorella sp. E308F genome contains:
- the minD gene encoding septum site-determining protein MinD is translated as MGEVIVITSGKGGVGKTTTTANLGTGLASLGKKVVLVDTDIGLRNLDVVMGLENRIVYDLLDVVEGRCRLKQALIKDKRLENLYLLPANQTRDKTAVSRQQMIDLVAQLREEYEFVLIDCPAGIEMGFKNAIAGAEKALVVTTPEVAAVRDADRIIGLLEAAEMEAPRLIINRLRPDMVRKGDMMDIEDMLEILAIDLIGVVPEDEYIVISTNRGEPAVLDKHSRAGQAYRNIARRLLGEEVPFLNWDAGSGIMARLRRLIGLG
- the mreD gene encoding rod shape-determining protein MreD; translated protein: MQFLGLVLLGLAGLILEATLLPAFKMAGVKADLLTVFLTIFAFLKGAPRGAAMGFIYGLLEDFYLAKFLGLNALTRMATGYLVGLSKDWLNHDNLLGPGILTFLATIGQGFLFLLVGHLAGFKYPWLAGMLTVVLPMAFYNGSLALLGYSLYQGGAAWGTRKRKTGS
- the mrdA gene encoding penicillin-binding protein 2; protein product: MGDQEKENWKLKLSRRLNGYLVILIFIFILLTSRLFFLQIVNAQEFSKQSAENRIRINPIEARRGDILDRNGQVLATSQPVYVVTIRSMPNQDLDGVINNLSALLEDPELTPAAIKELIKNNPIRYRSTEIKRLPASDPVAIATVTRLEEHRQDLPGVNIIEEPQRYYPYGPLAGHLLGYVGQITQQELEDRKEENYGLNDKIGKSGIEAFLEYSNEGGREIGLRGKKGAEQVEVDAYNRKVRDLVTLPPTPGDTVQLTIDLRLQQTLEKAMDQVIAATKKKNPKAGGGAAVVLDVKTGAILAMASKPDMDPNDFVNGNYTRKQGYYNNPRLKPLFNRAIQGIYPPGSTFKPITAMAALDAGVVKPQDTIYDSGRYWKPGGITCWAVHGNVNLYRGMAVSCNTYFQWAGELAGIDKIDEVARQFGLGEPTGVIGLRGEAAGILPSPEWKKEINAPYWDRWLKNQEDRIEKKYAGLLAAAAPEEKSKLLEQKERELKQVKAEYQINYNFNTTWQPFNTYNTSIGQGDNNYTIIQLANYIATLANGGTRWRPYLVDKVIGADGSLKKQYHPEVAGRVTISQEAMAQVRQAMLEVTRASDGTASFLFRDFPPELQVAAKTGTAQTGLAGDDRNSDFYGLFVAFAPFDDPQIAIAVIIEYAQHGGDSAGVVARAVLAQYFGLTDILNKPFNGVSVE
- a CDS encoding rod shape-determining protein — protein: MLFARDLGIDLGTANTLVHVRNKGIVLREPSVVAIQRGTGNVLAVGEEAKRMIGRTPGNIVAIRPLKDGVIADFDVTQSMLRYFIEKSISKGFLVRPRVVVGVPSGVTAVEARAVREAAFQAGAKEAYLIEEPMAAAIGAGLPVYEPTGNMIVDIGGGTTEVAVISLGGIVTSRSIRIGGDEMDEAITQYIKRTYNLMIGERTAEEIKIELGAAFFGDTEEDSARKDRTYAVRGRDLVTGLPKTIEITATEVQEALAEPVAAILEAIKVCLERTPPELAADLMDRGIVLAGGGSLLWGLDRLVSQETGMPVNMAEDPLTAVAIGTGKVLENIEVLKRVLLPAQRVG
- the minC gene encoding septum site-determining protein MinC, with the protein product MPAARGKPGSDNHTFLVCRTVRSGQRLEYPGNVVVMGDVHPGGEIVASGHVIVMGTLKGVVHAGAEGNEKAVVMAFRLQPTQLRIAGYITRAPDDEVQDVMGEPEIARIQDEAVVIEKYQPGGEKRWLSRSMIEEEEEQNG
- the mreC gene encoding rod shape-determining protein MreC; its protein translation is MGPYRRKLITPLILILAALSIYFIMRWTALERGRLSILEGGLRDALAPAERGITLVVNKTEGWLAAIKNYSRLQAENQALKQEIAALKAANIQLEEYRQENNRLRNLLKFTEVNGNAFDFTVAPVIGRNPSNWYHTLTLGLGSRAGLQKDQVVVTSQGVVGRIVAVTPRTAEVLLILDREGALGGMIQVNRTPGIVEGSPDYRGYLQMIHIARDAPVMENQVVVTSGLGGIFPKGLLLGTVVKVLPEPDGLMKRAIIEPSVDFDRLEEVLVITRVKGGIEDAVPGAGASGAGRTYPGGNPATGL
- a CDS encoding Maf family protein, with the protein product MNRLILASASPRRRELLQRIGLNFEVRPSQVDENNFRDLPPAARVEHLALAKARAVAQACKEGLVLGADTIVVCRGQVLGKPASAAEAAAMLSFLSGRTHTVYTGVAVVRAPGGEEKFTHSRTEVTFRHLDPAVISAYVATGEPLDKAGAYGIQGRGALLVERINGDYFNVVGLPLVKVVELLEEFGVDVWGGERE
- the radC gene encoding RadC family protein, whose translation is MTGEAAKGTTIKEMPADLRPRERLLSSGPQALSNAELLAILIRTGTRTETAIDVARRLLSRPEGLQYLAAASLEELQKEKGIGLAKAAELKAALELGRRLAAFNLSRTVIKNPWDVAGLLMDEMRYLDRENFRTVSLNTKNQVIGIDSVSVGSLNSSPAHPREVFKDPIRRSAAAIILVHNHPSGDPTPSQEDLLVTRRLVEAGQILGIEVLDHLIIGDGRFISLKERNLL